GACTATAGGGAAACGGTTCTGCGGAACCCAAGTTCTTCCGACATCCTCAGCACAAACACAATCAGCAGCATACAGGGAATGGCAACGACCAATCGCGGTGCTGCGGCAGACGTCATGACTCGCAAACCGGCGTCATACGCACCAACCGCCGTCAGCACGACTTCACCCAGCACCACGATCGCCAGTGGGTGCAACCACGCAGCACGGCCGTTTTCGTAGCGGTGGGATGAATCACCGTTTGTCAGGAATCGAGCCGTCAGTAACAGCACAACGGCAATTTCCAATGGTGGCCCTGTCGCCCCAAGAACCCAACTCAACAACATCGCGGCCCCTGCCACAACGACGCCACTGGCACTCCGCTGCCACAGCATGCAGCCGACCGCGCTGGGAATGACGATACTGCCGACCGGCAACAAGTCCGGCCGTGCCTGTTCGGCCGCCAATGCGAACCACAGCACAACGGTCCATAACGCAATTGCTTTCATTGCTTTGCCTTGACTGAAGAATTCAGCTTCGCCTGCACAACAAGCACTTCGTTTAAGCCGTCACGGTGGAAGGCTGGTTGCACCGATATACTCCACTCACCGCCCGCCGAAAATTCGGCCTTCACAACTTTTCCAAAATACAGTCGCGGCCCCTGGATCCCGTCGATGTCGGCTGAAAAAACTTCATCGCCAATCGCCACTGCGGCGGTATACGGCACGCCGACAATGCGACAGAATCCATCACCACTGCCTTCCAACATGCCTCGGGCGGCGTAATTTGAAGTTTGCGATCCCTGCTGAACAAGCTGCACGGCCGCTGAAAATTCGTCGTCCGTGACGGGCTGCACGACACTCACCCACCGCGACACCGAGGCGACGCGGCCGACTACCGCTAAGCCGGAGATCACTGGCTGGTCCTCCTGAACACCGCTGCCGGAACCTTGATCGACCAGCATGCCATGACCTTCCACAATCACGTCCGAGCGTTTCAAACCCGCCTGCTGGCCAGCTTCCAGAAACATCTCGCGAAGTCGCGACGGCGTTCCAGTGCGACTTAGCACTTTCGCTCGCGTGGTGACGAAATTCACCAGCGACCGACCGACAATTGTTTGAGCACCCGTTTGGCTGCGAGCCGTCCGCAGTTCGTTTCTTAGCCGGGCGTTTTCAATCACCAGTTGGCGCCGTTGCAGTTCGTTTTCTAGCAACGCGTTTTGCAATGCGGCTGCCCCGGACAACGAATTTTCGGCAGGCGTTGCGTCGCCGCCTTGATTGCTTTTATGCGAAATCGCGGCAACGACCAGGCGACCGGGGCTAAGCACGTTGTGCAGTTTCATTCGCGCGGTGGTCAGCGAACCTCGCGGGTCAGCAACGTACACTGCGACTGTCAGCAGCAGCATCGCGACCACGGTGAACCAAATTGGTTTTGATGATGTCGTCGGATACATACCGTCGGCTAATTCCCACTATCCAGACGTCCCTGCCATTGCTCCAGGTGGTCAAGGCAGATCATGGCTCCGCGAGTGACCGTTGTGCGAGGTGACTCGATGACTCGCACAGGGATACCGAGGTGCTGATTCAAATACCGGTCAATGCCCCGCAGCTGTGCGCCGCCGCCGGTGAGAACCAGGCCGGTGTCGGCGAGATCCGCGATCAGCTCAGGCTGGCATTGTTCGATTGTGCCTCGAATACAGTCGACCACTTCCTGCAGAGGATCTGCCAACGCCTCGCGCACTTCCTCGCTGGTGATCATGGCCTTGCGAGGAATGCCGCTGGCGGTGTCGAGCCCACTGACTTCGTGGCTGAGTTCATGATCCAGCGCCGCCGCGCTGCCGATTTGTAATTTGAGTTGCTCAGCCGTCTGATCACCGATTCTCAGCGAATAGCGTCGTCGCAAATAACGCACGATCGCGCGGTCCATCAGGTCGCCGGCGGTACGGATCGATCGATTCGCGACGCTGTCGCCGAGACTCATGACGGCAACCTCTGTCGTCCCGCCGCCGATGTCGCATACCATACTGGCCAACGGTTCAGAAATCGGCAGCCCTGCTCCAATAGCCGCCGCCCGTGCTTTTTCGATCAGCCAAATCTTTCCTGTTCCCGCTCGTTCGGCACTGTTGATGACGGCTCGCTTTTCGACCGCCGTAATACAACCGGGAATCGCAATAACCGCGCGCGGACGCAGGCCAAATGAACGGCCGGTCGCCTTTTGCAAAAAGTAACGAAGCAT
This DNA window, taken from Fuerstiella marisgermanici, encodes the following:
- the mreC gene encoding rod shape-determining protein MreC is translated as MYPTTSSKPIWFTVVAMLLLTVAVYVADPRGSLTTARMKLHNVLSPGRLVVAAISHKSNQGGDATPAENSLSGAAALQNALLENELQRRQLVIENARLRNELRTARSQTGAQTIVGRSLVNFVTTRAKVLSRTGTPSRLREMFLEAGQQAGLKRSDVIVEGHGMLVDQGSGSGVQEDQPVISGLAVVGRVASVSRWVSVVQPVTDDEFSAAVQLVQQGSQTSNYAARGMLEGSGDGFCRIVGVPYTAAVAIGDEVFSADIDGIQGPRLYFGKVVKAEFSAGGEWSISVQPAFHRDGLNEVLVVQAKLNSSVKAKQ
- a CDS encoding rod shape-determining protein, coding for MLTRLRQQFSTNLAIDLGTTSTRIGLPGEGIRLDEPSVVAVGRGHSSVIGRGAAVGKLAHQMLGRTPEGIRAVRPIAHGVISDFELTEAMLRYFLQKATGRSFGLRPRAVIAIPGCITAVEKRAVINSAERAGTGKIWLIEKARAAAIGAGLPISEPLASMVCDIGGGTTEVAVMSLGDSVANRSIRTAGDLMDRAIVRYLRRRYSLRIGDQTAEQLKLQIGSAAALDHELSHEVSGLDTASGIPRKAMITSEEVREALADPLQEVVDCIRGTIEQCQPELIADLADTGLVLTGGGAQLRGIDRYLNQHLGIPVRVIESPRTTVTRGAMICLDHLEQWQGRLDSGN